ATTAACATTAAGTCAAAAAGTGGGAAAAAGTGGGAAATTTTGGAAACTTTTATATAAATTTGTCCCAAATGAAAAATTTCATTGGGACATATGAGTGTAAAATTGACGACAAAGGCCGCTTAAAAGTTCCTTCATCTTTAATCAAACAGATGGAAAACTTCGACGATAAGGCGTTTGTAGTCAAGAGATCTGTGTTCCAACCCTGCCTGGAAGTTTACCCAATGAATGCATGGGACAAACTGATGGGCAAAATAAATAAATTAAACAGATTCATTAAAAAGAATGCTGATTTCATACGAATGTTTACGGCAGGCGTAAAAACAGTAGAACTGGATAATGCAGGAAGGCTTCAGATCTCTAAAGACCTGGTAACCTTTGCAAACCTTCAGAAAGATACTGTAATTACCAGCGCAGGAGAGCTTTTCGAAATTTGGGATAAAGAAGCCTATGAAAAGGTGATCGCAACCAACGAAGCCGATTTTGCCAGCCTTGCTGAAGATGTGATGGGCTCTTTCGATGAAGAATAAGAACCACGCAGTTGTAGCGTGATAAAAAACACAAGTTAAGCATGTACCATAACCCCGTTTTATTAAAGCAGAGTGTTGATGATTTGGTGACGAATCCGGACGGAATATACGTGGACTGCACTTTTGGAGGCGGAGGCCACTCCAGGGAAATCCTGAACAGGCTTTCGGACAAAGGAAGATTGTTCAGTTTTGATCAGGATCTTGATGCTCTTAAAAATGCAATTGATGATCCCAGATTTACACTGGTAAACCAGAATTTCAGATTTCTGGAAAACTCCCTGCTGATGTATGGAGTTCCTCAGGTAGACGGAATCCTGGCAGACTTAGGCGTTTCATCCCATCAGTTTGATGAGGCAGAAAGAGGATTTTCAACAAGAAGTGATGCCCCTCTGGACATGAGAATGAACGTGATGCAGAATCTTGATGCTAAACGGGTGATTAATGAATACGGAGAAGAAGAGCTTGCTGACATTTTCTACCACTACGGAGAACTGAGAGAAGCAAGAAAGCTGGCGAGAGAAATCGTTCATCACAGAAAAACGAAGATCATCAATACCACGGAAGACCTGAAAAGGCTATTCAGCTACATTCCGCCCCATAAGGTTAATAAATTCTATGCCCAGCTTTTCCAGGCCATAAGAATTGAAGTAAATCAGGAGCTGGAGGTTTTAAAAGAAATGCTCGTTCAGGCCTACAACGTTCTGAAACCGGAAGGAAGACTGGTCGTTATTTCTTACCATTCATTAGAAGACCGTCTGGTAAAAAGATTCTTAAAGAACGGAATGTTTGAAGGTGAACCGGAAAGAGACATCTACGGAAATTATAAAAAAGCATTTGAGCTTCTGAAAAGTAAAGCGGTTATCCCAGACAGTGAGGAAATCGAAGAAAATTCCAGAGCCCGAAGTGCTAAAATGAGAACAGGAATTAAAATATAAAAGTGAATTGTGGAAAGTCAATAGTGATTTTTTCACATCACAAAATTGACAATTGACCACGAAGTGAATTCACTGCAAAGCAAATTGACAAACAAATAAATTGGCAAAAAGAACAACAAATCGCCCCCAGAAAAGACTCACTTTTATAGACATTATAAAAGGAAATTTTCTGAACCGTGATGAAATCAAAATACATTACAAGTATTTTCTGTTGTTGTTCATCCTGATGATGGCCATGATTTATAGCAACCATCTCGTCAACAAAAAAATTAAAATTGTTAATGCTTTAAAAGAAGAAACAGAAGAATATAAATCAAGAAACGCTTACGCCCAGAGTAAGCTGATCAAAGTAAAAATGGAATCGGAGCTGGGGAAAGAAGTAGCAAGGGATTCTTTAATGACCCTTGAAAATCATCCTCACAAACTGCTAATTAAACTAGACAGTACAGATGCAAAAACAAAATGAATACGACAACAAACGTAAAAAAACGTTAAGGTGGGGCTATCTCTTCGCAGTGGCAGCTCTGTGCGTATTCGTAATGTTTCTTACAAGGATTGTAATCCTGCAAAACACTAACGTTCAGGAAATTAAAGACGATTACATTAATAAAAATTATCGCGAAGCAACCCTGAAAGCTGCCCGCGGAAACCTTTTCGCCTCAGACGGTTCTATTCTGGCTACCACCGTAATGCGTTATGACATCTATCTTGATTTTAAAACTATGAAAGACAGTGTCTACACCAACAATATTGGGGCACTTACTGATTCTTTGAGCAAAATGTTTGGAAAATCCAGAGGAGAATTCAGACAGAAATTTGATGAGCAGAAAAAGAAAAAAAACCAATACTATACCTTAGTAAAAGGGCTAGATTTCGACCAGTACGACAGAATCCGAAACTTTCCGATCTTCAAAAAAGGAAAAAATAAAGGAGGATTTATCGTTGACAGAAACTACAAAAGGGAATTAGCCACTTCAGAAATCGGAGCCGGAACCATCGGGATGGATAACGGTGAATTAAAATCCGGACTGGAAGGTGCTTTCTCCAAATACCTGACCGGAACCGACGGAAAAAGACTGGAGCAGAGAATCAATTCCTCTCAATGGAAACCAATTGATTACTGGAAAGTTAAGGAGCCTGTAGACGGAGAAGACGTATATACAACCCTGGACCTTAGAATTCAGGATATTGCACACTCCGCGTTAGAAAAACAGCTTATCAATTACGAAGCAAAGCACGGAACCGTGATCGTGATGGAGGTAGAAACCGGAAAAGTACGCGCGCTTGTCAACCTAAAAAGAACAGAATCAGGCGAATATGAAGACTCTTACAACTACGCCTTAAAAGATAACATCGAACCCGGTTCCACCTTTAAAACCATCTCTCTGCTTGCCGCAATGGATGACGGCTTTATTGATGAAAACACCACAGTAAACGTAGGAAACGGAGTATGGGTTTATGCCAAACAAAGAATTTCAGACGGCCACGGTGGAGGAACCTACGACATCAGTGATGTTCTTGCAAAATCCAGTAATGTGGGTACCGCAAAACTGATCACAAAATACTATGCAGAAAAACCACAGATATTTCTGGATCATCTGAAACGCTGGAAATTATTCGATAAAATGGATATCGAACTGCCGGGAATCACAAAGCCTAAAATCCTGACCCCGCAGCACTCGAGATGGAACGCTGCTACCCTGGCCTCCATTTCTTTCGGGTACTCCTCAAATATCAATCTACTACAGTTAACAACTTTCTATAATGGGGTTGCTAATGGTGGTAAAATGGTGAAGCCACTTTTCATTGACAAGATCATGAAAGACGGAAAAGTAATGTACAGCGCCAAGCCGGAAGTAATGGTCAACAAAATGGCTTCCGAAAAAGCAATTAAAATGATGACCAGCGCTCTGACCAAAGCCGTAGAAAAAGGAACCGGACGAAGCATCTTCACCCCGAACCTTAAAATGGCCGGAAAAACAGGAACGGCAAGATTTGAATATTGGCTTCCTGGTCCAATGAAATACCGTGCTTCATTCGCTGGTTTCTATCCCGCGGATAGTCCGAAGTACACCTGCTATGTAATGGTCAGCGAACCCAATACAGCAAAAGGATTTTATGGAGGAGCCGTTTCTGCACCCGTATTTAAGGAAATCGCAGGAAAAACATTCCTGAAAACACCACAGAATATTGAAAAAGAAATGCTGGTAGACAAAAGGGTAGACCTAAGCAAAATGGTTGAACCTAACGTCAAAGTAGCAGTTAATGATAAACAAATGCCTAACGTAGTAGGACTTATTGGTAAAAATGTAATTCCACAACTGGAAAACTTAGGATACCGTGTCGATTACAAAGGAGTTGGAAGGATCAAAGAGCAATTCCCACTGGAAGGTACTACGATCAGCAAGAACCAGAGAATTTATTTATCGCTGCAGAATTAATAGAAAAACAAAGTCCCGAAGGGACGATTTAACAAGGAATAGGATGCAATCCTATTAATAAAAATGATAATAACAGAATTAGTAAACAGAATCCCGGTAACAGCAATTCATGGCAACAGCAGCCGTGAAGTTACCGAATTGGTGTTTGACAGTAGAAAAGCTACAGAAAACTCCCTTTATATTGCAATAAAAGGAACTGTTTCTGATGGCCACTCTTTCATTTCCTCAGCAATTGAAAAAGGAGCCGCAACAATTGTCTGCGAAGAACTTCCGGAAGTATTGGCAGAAAATATAACCTATATACAGGTAAAAGATTCATCCAAAGCTTTAGGACATCTCGCTTCTAATTTCTATGGAAACCCTTCCAGAAAATTAAAACTGGTAGGAGTTACAGGAACCAACGGAAAAACATCTGTCTCTACCCTGCTTTTTGATGTTTTCAAAAATATGGGCTATGATTCTGCCTTACTTTCAACAGTTGAGATCAGAATAGGAGAAGAAATCATTCCCGCCACCCATACCACTCCGGATGTGATCACCATCAATAAAATTCTGGCTGAAGCAGTGGAAAAAGGATGTGAATTTGCTTTTATGGAAGTAAGTTCCCACGGGATTGCACAAAACAGAATCGAAGGATTGCACTTCAAAGTGGCAGGATTTACCAATCTTACCCACGATCATTTAGATTATCATAAAACCTTTGGCGAATATCTTAAAACCAAAAAAAGATTTTTCGACGAACTGGAAGGTACAGCCGTTGCCATTACCAATGTTGATGACAAAAACGGAAATGTGATGCTTCAGAACACCAAAGCAAAGAAAAAATCTTATGCTTTGAAAACGATGGCAGATTACCATGGAAAGCTTCTTGAAGTTGATTTTAACGGAATGCTTTTAAATTTCAACGGAAAAGAATTCTGGACAACGCTGACCGGAAAATTCAATGTCTATAACCTTCTTTTGGTTTTCGGAATCGCAGAAGAACTGGGTTTTGAGCAGGATGAAGTTCTTCAGGCTGTAAGTAAATTAAAAAGAGTTTCCGGAAGATTTGAAACATTCAGATCAGATGGCGGAATTTTCTTCATTGTAGATTATGCCCACACACCAGATGCCTTAGAAAACATTCTGGACAGCATCAACGATATCAGAACCAAAAATGAAAGACTTATCACTGTTTTTGGATGCGGAGGTGACAGAGACCACTCGAAAAGACCTGAAATGGGAAATATTGCCACCAAAAAATCAACACTGGCGATTATCACTTCAGACAATCCGAGAACAGAAGATCCCGCGCAGATCATCAAAGAAATTGAAGCAGGCGTTGAACCTCAGAACTTCAGCAAATACACTTCAATTCCAGACAGAAAAGAAGCCATCAAAATGGCTATAAAATTTGCAGAACCGAAAGATATTGTTCTCGTAGCCGGAAAAGGACACGAAACCTATCAGGAAATCAATGGTGTAAAACATCATTTTGACGATAAAGAAACGATTAATGAACTTTGGAAATTAATGAGTAAATAGAATTTAAAACGATCATTAATTAAAACTTGACAACATGCTATACTATCTATACGAATACTTAACCAGCCATGGAATCCATATCCCCGGATTAGGAATGTTGAAATACATTTCCTTCCGTGCAGGGATCGCCGTGCTTTTTTCTCTGGTCATTGCTCTGGTTTACGGAAAAAGAGTAATCAACTACCTGAGAACGAAACAAATGGGTGAACTGGTACGCGATCTTGGATTAGACGGGCAAAAGCAGAAAGAAGGAACCCCTACCATGGGAGGACTAATCATCATTCTGGCAACCATCATTCCGGTCCTACTATTTACAAGGATCACTAACGTCTACATTGTTCTCCTGCTGGTTTCTATGTTATGGATGGGTGCAATCGGTTTTCTGGATGATTATTTAAAGAAAATCAAAAAAAATAAAGACGGTCTGAGCGGTAAATTTAAAGTAGTCGGACAGGTGGGACTGGGACTGATTGTCGGAATCACCATGTATTTCCATCCGGACATTACCGTTAAAAGAAAATATGCCGATGCAAAAGTAGTGAACCGGAACAATGTAGAACAAAACTTTATGCCTACAGAAAAAATTACAGTCTCTACCGTTCCTTTTGCTAAAAATAATGAATTCGATTACAGCGGAATTCTGTTCTGGATGAATGATAAAGATGCCCATGAGTGGGCATGGATTGTCTTTATTCCTATTGTTATCTTCATTGTAACCGCCGTATCCAACGGAGCCAACATTACAGACGGTATAGACGGTCTTGCCGCAGGAACCAGTGTAGTCATACTGCTCACCCTTGCATTGTTCGCCTACCTTTCCGGGAACATTATCTTCGCAGATTATCTCAACATCATGTTCCTTCCGAATATGGGAGAAACCACCATTTTTGCAGTAGCCATGGTAGGTGCCGTAATTGGCTTTTTCTGGTACAATACCTATCCTGCACAGGTTTTTATGGGAGATACCGGAAGTTTAATGCTGGGAGGCGTAATTGCCGTTCTGGCCATTATCCTGAGAAAAGAATTACTGATTCCTGTTTTATGCGGAATTTTCTTAATCGAAAACCTATCCGTGATGCTTCAGGTAATCGTTTTCAAATACAGAAAGAAAAAATATGGGCTGGAATATGCCCAAAACAATAGACTGTTCAGAATGTCACCATTACACCACCACTATCAGAAAGAAGGTTTCCACGAAAGTAAAATCGTGAACCGTATGATTATTATTGGAGTAATACTGGCTATTATATGTCTGATCACACTGAAAATGAGATAATTTTTGTAAAAAGTAGAAAGTATTGATGTAAAAGACACCCTTACATTGTACGTTTTACAATTTACATTTTACAAAAAAATTAATTATGAAAATAGTTGTTTTAGGAGGAGGAGAAAGCGGATGTGGTGCTGCTTATTTGGCTAAAAAACAAGGTCTGGAAGTTTTTCTTTCAGACAAGGGAGCTATTAAGGATCACTACAAACAGTTTCTGACTGAAAATGAAATTGAATTTGAAGAAGGAAATCACAACGAAGAAAGAATTTTAAACGCAGACTGGATTGTAAAAAGCCCGGGAATTCCCAAAAAGGCAGAAATCATCCATAAAATTCATGAGAAAGGAATCAGACTTTCCTCTGAAATAGAATTTGCGTCAGAATTCACCAATGCTAAAATTATCGCCATCACCGGAAGTAACGGAAAAACCACCACAACTTCCCTGATCTATTATATCCTGAAAAATGACGGATTGAATGTAGGCTTAGGCGGAAACATTGGCTACAGCTTTGCCAGACAGGTTGCTGATGAAAACCATGAATATTATGTCCTGGAAGTAAGCTCTTTCCAATTAGATGATATTCAGAACTTCAGACCTTATATTTCCCTTCTATTGAACCTGTCTCAGGATCACCTGGATCAGTACAACTACAACTATGAGGAATATGCATTGGCTAAATTCCGAATCGCTGAAAATCAGGAAAATGACAATTTCTTCATCTACAATAAAGATGATGAAATGAGCAAAAATATTCTTGAAAAACTGGAGATCAGAGCCAAAATGATCCCTTTTTCAACCAAGGAAAAACTGGCAGAAGGAGGTTTTATCAATGAAGATAAAATTGAAGTTAAGATGAAAGATGAGTTCACCATGAAAATTGATGAACTTTCACTTCTCGGAAACCACAATGTTGCCAACAGTTTAGCCGCATCTATTGCAGGTAAAATACTGGAAATCAACAATGACAGCATCAGAAATTCCCTGATGACTTTCCAAGCAGTAGAACACAGGCTGGAATTTGTAACTGAAATTGAAGGAGTAAAATACATCAACGACAGTAAGGCAACCAACGTAAACGCCACCTATTACGCTTTAGAAAGTATGAAAACGCCTACCGTATGGATTGTAGGAGGACTGGATAAAGGAAACGACTACTCAGAAATTGAGGATCTGGTGAAAAGAAAGGTAAAAGCCATTGTCTGCCTTGGAATAGACAACCAGAAGATCATAGACTTCTTTAAAAACAAAAAAGAATTCATCTACGATACTTCAAGCATGGAAGAAGCCGTAAGAATATCAAAATCTCTGGCAAAGAACGGAGATACCGTTTTACTTTCCCCATGTTGCGCAAGTTTTGATCTTTTCAAAAGCTATGAAGACAGAGGAAAACAATTTAAAGAACAGGTATTAAAAGCCAATGGCCATTAGCCAGAAGCCAATAGCATTAAATATGGACGAACAGAACACAGAAAGCAGATTTGAATTTCTAAAGGGCGATAAAGTACTTTGGATGGTCATTCTTGTGATTTCCATTTTCTCTATCTTCCCTGTATATTCTGCAAGTTCAAATCTCGAATACATTGTCAATAACGGGACCACCACCGGTCACGTTATCAAGCATATGTTCTTTGTAGTCTTAGGTCTTGGAATCATGAGACTGGTAGGAACCGTAAAATATGAATACATCGGAAAACTCAGCAGCATCCTGCTGGGCCTGATGATTGTTCTATTGATCGTTACCATGTTTACGGGCCAAACCATCGACGGAGCCAGTGCTTCCAGATGGCTTAAAATTCCCGGAACTCCAATTTCATTCCAACCGTCATCATTCGCCTTTTTAATGCTGATTATTTACCTGTGCAGATATTTAACAAAGAAAATAACCAGAGAAAGACTCCCGATAGAAAATATCATGTACATTTTCGGGCCAATTCTTCTTGTATTTGTACTGGTAGCCAAGGATAACGGTTCAACCGCTTTGATGATTCTAATGGTTTCCGTAGTGGTTCTCATCATAGGACAGCTTCACTGGAAATACATTGCCGGATTTATCTCCGCATCATTTGTAGCCATTGTCTTCTTCCTGCTGATTGCACTGAATACCAACATGATCGGAGGAAACCGTGTACATACCTGGATGAGCCGTATCGAAACATTTACCTCCAGCAAGGCCAAAACAGCTGACGTAGATGACGAAAGCGTAAAAGCAAAAAACTATCAGGTAATGCAGGCTAAAGCAGCCATCGTTCATGGTGGAATTACCGGAATGGGGCCAGGAAAAAGCGCACTGAAACAAATGCTTCCCCAGTCTGCCTCCGACTTTATCTTCGCCGTTATCGTAGAAGAATACGGATTGATAGGTGCCGCCTTTCTGATAAGCCTCTATTTGATTATGATGATCCGGATTGTCATGATAGCCAGTAAAATGCCCGCCTTTTTTGGGTCGCTGCTGGTGCTCAGTCTCGGGGTAATGATCTTCATACAGCTCTCAGTAAATATAGCCGTTGCCGTCAACCTGATTCCAGTAACCGGACAGCCGCTGCCACTTATCAGCTACGGAGGAACCTCAATGCTGGTAACCTACCTTCAGCTGGGAATTATTTTAAATATAAGCTCAAGAATACAGATCTACGATGAAGAAGGAATGGGCAAAAAACAAAGCATAGCAGAAATTAACGATATCGCATAAAACAAAAGTCCCAAAGGGACGATTTAACAAAGAATAGGATAAAATCCTATTATATTGAAATTTGAATATTGAATTAAAATAAAACCGGGCACGGCCCCATTAAAATGAACAAAAAATTAAAAGTAGTATTATCCGGCGGCGGAACAGGAGGACACATCTTCCCGGCAATCGCCATTGCAGACGAAATCAGAAAAAGATTTCCTGATACAGAATTTTTGTTCATCGGAGCCAACGGAAAAATGGAAATGGAAAAAGTTCCTCAGGCCGGCTATAAAATTGAAGGAATTGATATCGCCGGAATAGACAGAGGGAACCTTTTATCCAATCTGGGCCTGCCTTTCAAAATTCTGAAAAGCCTGTCCAGATCCAAAAAAATCATTAAAAGTTTTGCTCCGGATTTTGCTGTCGGAACAGGTGGTTTTGCCAGCGGTCCGGCCTTATATGAAGCAAGCAAAATGGGAATCCCAATCTTTATTCAGGAACAGAATGCCCACGCAGGAGTAACCAATAAGATTCTGAGCAAGAAAGCAAAGGCCGTATTTACAGCCTATCCGAAAGTAGAAGGCTTCCCAGCAGAAAAAATAAAATTCCTGGGTAACCCGATTCGTGAGAATATCGTTACCGGAATGACGGAAACCGCTCTTGCCAAAGAAAAAATGGGAATAAGCAAAGATAAGCTGACCATCCTTTCCGTAGGCGGATCTTTGGGCTCCAGAACATTAAATAATGCCTGGAAATCGCATTTAAATGACATCATAAACAAAGACTATCAGCTGATCTGGCAAACAGGAAAACTCGATTATCAAAATATTATTGAAGAGACAAAAGATGTTGATACCCGAAATATCCAGATACGTGAATTCATTAAAGACATGGAACTGGCCTATTCCGCAGCAGATATTATTGTTTCGAGAGCCGGAGCCATTGCCATCTCAGAACTGGCCGTAGCAAAAAAACCGGTTCTGTTGGTCCCTTTCCCGTTTGCGGCAGAAGACCACCAGACCAAAAATGCCATGAATCTGGTTGAAAAAAATGCAGCCAGAATGGTAAAAGACTCTGAAATGCAGGAGAAATTCTGGAACACCTTATCAGAGATTTGCGAAAGCGAAAATTTAAGAAAAGAAATGTCTGACAATCTGGAATATTTTGCCAAGCCTGATGCCGCAAAACAGATTGTAGACGAAATAATGAAAAAGTTGTAGAAAATAGTAATAACAATACATTCTACATCATAGAGTAATACAAAAAGAAATGAATATTTTAGAAACATATCAGAAATTTTACTTCGTCGGAATCGGCGGGATCGGGATGAGTGCTCTGGCGCGTTACTTCAACGCATCAGGCAAAAAAGTATTGGGATATGATAAAACCGATACCAAACTGACTCAACAGCTGATGAAAGAAGGAATTGATATTGCTTTTGAGGATATTCTTGACGAAAGAATTACTTCCCTTCACAAAGAAGACACTCTGGTGATCTATACTCCGGCTATTAAAACACTGGGAATCCTTGATTATTTCAATCAAAACCAGTTTGAAGTTTTAAAACGTGCCAAAGTATTAGGACTGATCACAGAAAATACAGAATGTATTGCGGTAGCCGGAACCCATGGAAAAACCACCACCTCTACTCTGGTTTCCCATTTGTGTAAAGAAGCAGATCTTCCTTTCTCATGCTTTTTAGGAGGAATTTCTGAGAACTTTAAGTCTAACTTTCTGTACAATGGAACACAATATTCAGTAGTAGAAGCGGATGAATATGACAGAAGCTTCCTGAATCTTTCTCCGGACTGGGCGGTTATTACCTCTACCGATGCAGACCATCTTGATATTTATGGCGACAAAAGCCATATTGAGGAAGGATTCAGACAGTTTGCAGCACTGGTTCCGGAAGACAGACAGCTGTTTGTGAGAAAAGGACTAGAAATAGGCAGAGCGCATCAGACCTATGCCGTTAATGAAAAAGCAGATTACTATTCAGATAATCTGCGTATGGATCACGATAAAATCTATTTTGATTTCCATACCCCGACTGAAACCATAAAAGATTTCGTTTGGGAAATCCCGGGTATCCACAACGTGGAAAACGCCACGGCGGCATTGGCTATCCTGCACAATTTAGGCGTAGATTTTGAGACCCTGAAAAAGGCAATTGCCAATTTTAAAGGCATTAAGAGAAGATATACCAAACATATTTATCCAAACGGTAAAATCTACATCGATGATTACGCCCATCATCCAACAGAGATCAATGCCGTAATGAGTTCAGTAAGAACTTTTTATCCGGATAAAAAATTATTGGTGGTATTTCAACCGCATCTGTTCAGCAGAACAAGAGACTTTGCTGACGGATTTGCGGAAAGCCTCAGCAATTCTGATGAGCTGATCCTTCTGGACATCTATCCTGCAAGAGAACTTCAGGAAAATTTTGAAGGAATTACCTCAGACTGGCTTTTGGAAAAAGTAACCTTAGATAAAAAAGAAGTATCAGCATTATCCGATGCTTTTGAAAAGATAAAAGAAAAAGATTTTGACATTCTTCTAACCGTTGGCGCAGGAAATATAGACACCCTGTACGACCCTGTTTGTGAATGGATTTCAAAAATATAAGTTTAATCCAAACTGAATAAAAAAACTTGCGGCAATAGCGCTTATAGAAAAAAATGAAAAAAAAATACAGAATATTAAAAATTGCGGTCACTGTGATCATCTTAGGATTACTGCTGAGTTTCTCATTAAAGAGATTCAGTGGTCAGAAGATTACGGACCAAAAGATTTCTGTAAAAATGAATGAAAAAACACCGGTTTACTTTATCGATGAAAAAGATATAAGAGCCATTGTCAAAAAAGAAAACCCTTCAGGAAAAGTTGGAGATCTCAATATTCCCGCACTGGAAAAGAAGATTAACTCCCTTCCTGCCGTAGACAGTGCTAATGTATATTTAAATCTAAATGGTAAACTGAACTTGGATATTAAACAAAGAGTTCCTGTTTTCAGACTTAACAAGGACGGAAGAGATTTTTATGTAGACCAGAAAGGAACAGAGTTTCCTATTTCAAAGACCTATTCTCATCCTTGCATGCTCGTAACGGGAAATGTAAAACCCGAGGAATATCAGAAGCTGGCTGAATTGGTAGAAAAAATAGACAAAGATAATTTCAGCAAAAAATTCTTTATCGGAATCTCCAAATACAAGGACGATTATAATCTCCTGACCAGTGAAGGAAATTATAAAGTAGAAATAGGTGATCTTGATAATATTGAATTTAAAGTAAAAGGTTTTAAAGCGTTTGTAGAAAAATACCTGGTCTATCAGGATCCTCAGAAATACAATATGGTCTCCGTGAAATACCAAAACCAGATTGTAACCACTTTAAATCCTTATTTTAAAGAAAATGACAGTATTCTGAAGGCAGGAAATAAGGAGCTTGCAAAAGCCCCAATCCCTACATCAGCGAAGAAACCTGATTTAGCACCCAAACCCGCTGAAAAAAAGAAACCGGCTTCATCCTCAGCAAAGCCAAAAGAAAATATAAAGCCAAAAACAACGGCCAAACCAAAGGAAACGAAGAAAGCAGAGAAAAAGCCAGCAGCGGCAAAGCCCAAAGCAAAGGTCAAAATAGAATAAAATCTAGTCTCAGAAAGACATTTTAGCACAAAATTGGATAAGATCCAATCGGGAAAAAAGTAGAAAAAAAATCAAATCGATATAAACAAATGGAAAATCAAGAGTATTCAGTAGGTCTGGACATCGGGACAACAAAGATTGTCGCGATTGTCGGAAGGAGGAATGCACACGGGAAAATAGAAGTTCTCGGTGTAGGGAAGGCCAAAAGTCTTGGAGTTCATAAAGGTATTGTGAACAATATCTCACAGACCATTAATTCAATCAAGGCTGCCGTTTCTGAGGCACAGTCCAGCGCAGGTGTTCCCATCCGTAAAGTCACAGTCGGTATCGCAGGAAAACACATCCGTTCACTGCAGCATTCCGATTATATTATGCGTGAACATCCGGATAAATTTATTACAGATGATGACATTGAAGCACTGAAAGATCAGGTAAAAAAACTGGTTATGCTTCCCGGTGAAGAAATCATCCACGTACTTCCTCAAGAGTATAAAGTAGATTCCGAAGGCGAAATTCAGGAACCTGTAGGAATGCACGGAAAGCGTTTAGAAGCTAACTTCCACGTTGTAGTGGGACAGATGGGCAGCATCCGAAATATCGCAAGATGTGTAAGAGAAGCAGGCCTGGAAATGGAAGCCCTTACCCTGGAACCTCTAGCCTCTTCAGAAGCAGTACTTACCAAAGAAGAAAAAGAAGCCGGTGTTGCTATCGTAGATATTGGTGGTGGTACTACAGATATAGCTATTTTTAAAGATAATATCATCCGCCACACATGCGTAATTCCTTACGGAGGAGGCATTATTACGGAAGATATCAAAGAAGGCTGTTCCATTATCGAAAAACATGCAGAACAGCTGAAAGTAAAATTCGGTTCAGCAGTTCCCGAATTGGAAA
This region of Chryseobacterium vaccae genomic DNA includes:
- the mraY gene encoding phospho-N-acetylmuramoyl-pentapeptide-transferase is translated as MLYYLYEYLTSHGIHIPGLGMLKYISFRAGIAVLFSLVIALVYGKRVINYLRTKQMGELVRDLGLDGQKQKEGTPTMGGLIIILATIIPVLLFTRITNVYIVLLLVSMLWMGAIGFLDDYLKKIKKNKDGLSGKFKVVGQVGLGLIVGITMYFHPDITVKRKYADAKVVNRNNVEQNFMPTEKITVSTVPFAKNNEFDYSGILFWMNDKDAHEWAWIVFIPIVIFIVTAVSNGANITDGIDGLAAGTSVVILLTLALFAYLSGNIIFADYLNIMFLPNMGETTIFAVAMVGAVIGFFWYNTYPAQVFMGDTGSLMLGGVIAVLAIILRKELLIPVLCGIFLIENLSVMLQVIVFKYRKKKYGLEYAQNNRLFRMSPLHHHYQKEGFHESKIVNRMIIIGVILAIICLITLKMR
- the murD gene encoding UDP-N-acetylmuramoyl-L-alanine--D-glutamate ligase gives rise to the protein MKIVVLGGGESGCGAAYLAKKQGLEVFLSDKGAIKDHYKQFLTENEIEFEEGNHNEERILNADWIVKSPGIPKKAEIIHKIHEKGIRLSSEIEFASEFTNAKIIAITGSNGKTTTTSLIYYILKNDGLNVGLGGNIGYSFARQVADENHEYYVLEVSSFQLDDIQNFRPYISLLLNLSQDHLDQYNYNYEEYALAKFRIAENQENDNFFIYNKDDEMSKNILEKLEIRAKMIPFSTKEKLAEGGFINEDKIEVKMKDEFTMKIDELSLLGNHNVANSLAASIAGKILEINNDSIRNSLMTFQAVEHRLEFVTEIEGVKYINDSKATNVNATYYALESMKTPTVWIVGGLDKGNDYSEIEDLVKRKVKAIVCLGIDNQKIIDFFKNKKEFIYDTSSMEEAVRISKSLAKNGDTVLLSPCCASFDLFKSYEDRGKQFKEQVLKANGH
- a CDS encoding FtsW/RodA/SpoVE family cell cycle protein — its product is MDEQNTESRFEFLKGDKVLWMVILVISIFSIFPVYSASSNLEYIVNNGTTTGHVIKHMFFVVLGLGIMRLVGTVKYEYIGKLSSILLGLMIVLLIVTMFTGQTIDGASASRWLKIPGTPISFQPSSFAFLMLIIYLCRYLTKKITRERLPIENIMYIFGPILLVFVLVAKDNGSTALMILMVSVVVLIIGQLHWKYIAGFISASFVAIVFFLLIALNTNMIGGNRVHTWMSRIETFTSSKAKTADVDDESVKAKNYQVMQAKAAIVHGGITGMGPGKSALKQMLPQSASDFIFAVIVEEYGLIGAAFLISLYLIMMIRIVMIASKMPAFFGSLLVLSLGVMIFIQLSVNIAVAVNLIPVTGQPLPLISYGGTSMLVTYLQLGIILNISSRIQIYDEEGMGKKQSIAEINDIA
- the murG gene encoding undecaprenyldiphospho-muramoylpentapeptide beta-N-acetylglucosaminyltransferase; this translates as MNKKLKVVLSGGGTGGHIFPAIAIADEIRKRFPDTEFLFIGANGKMEMEKVPQAGYKIEGIDIAGIDRGNLLSNLGLPFKILKSLSRSKKIIKSFAPDFAVGTGGFASGPALYEASKMGIPIFIQEQNAHAGVTNKILSKKAKAVFTAYPKVEGFPAEKIKFLGNPIRENIVTGMTETALAKEKMGISKDKLTILSVGGSLGSRTLNNAWKSHLNDIINKDYQLIWQTGKLDYQNIIEETKDVDTRNIQIREFIKDMELAYSAADIIVSRAGAIAISELAVAKKPVLLVPFPFAAEDHQTKNAMNLVEKNAARMVKDSEMQEKFWNTLSEICESENLRKEMSDNLEYFAKPDAAKQIVDEIMKKL